One genomic region from Bacillus sp. SLBN-46 encodes:
- a CDS encoding sugar-binding protein translates to MSKLSLTAYTFGILFFIISCSLSVFYGYKVVTHELPVEKKVHEAYKYHFVLVPEELDNEYWRLVERGAKDAAKKYGVLLEYSGPKQANIDDHLKTIEMSAASKVDGILTQGLSDEQFTPLINRVIADGIPVITVDTDAANSLRLAYIGTDNYYSGYLAGKALITDTNGQANVAIITGTFYANHQQQRVKGFQDAVKEAPGIHIIDIQQSEISTVKAAEKANQLLKDHPEINAFYGTSALDGIGIAQVIEKYKKQREVYVIGFDTLPETLDYIRRGTIKATVVQQPYEMGYRAVKMMIDIIEGKTVSQVVHTETRIMRIGDLPVSVMHNKEDNN, encoded by the coding sequence ATGAGCAAGTTATCTTTGACAGCGTATACATTTGGTATTTTGTTTTTTATTATAAGTTGCTCATTATCGGTTTTTTATGGCTATAAGGTGGTTACCCATGAATTACCCGTCGAAAAAAAGGTACATGAAGCCTATAAATATCACTTTGTTCTCGTACCGGAAGAGCTAGATAACGAGTATTGGAGACTGGTTGAAAGAGGGGCAAAGGATGCCGCCAAAAAATATGGTGTGCTGCTGGAATACTCAGGACCGAAGCAGGCAAATATTGACGACCATTTAAAGACAATTGAAATGTCCGCAGCTTCCAAAGTGGATGGGATTTTAACACAGGGATTAAGTGATGAACAATTTACGCCGTTAATAAATCGGGTCATCGCTGACGGAATTCCGGTGATTACAGTAGATACAGATGCCGCAAACAGTCTCCGATTAGCCTATATCGGGACAGACAATTATTACTCAGGATATCTAGCAGGAAAAGCCTTAATTACCGATACAAACGGACAAGCCAATGTTGCCATTATTACCGGAACTTTTTATGCGAACCATCAGCAACAGCGTGTGAAGGGATTTCAGGACGCGGTAAAAGAAGCACCTGGAATACATATTATTGACATCCAGCAATCCGAAATCAGTACAGTAAAAGCAGCAGAAAAGGCCAATCAACTCTTAAAAGACCATCCGGAAATCAATGCCTTTTATGGAACCAGTGCTCTAGATGGGATCGGAATTGCACAGGTTATTGAAAAGTACAAAAAACAAAGAGAAGTGTATGTAATTGGATTTGATACGCTACCTGAAACCTTGGACTATATTCGAAGAGGAACAATCAAGGCAACCGTGGTCCAACAGCCTTATGAAATGGGATACAGAGCAGTAAAAATGATGATTGATATAATTGAAGGAAAAACAGTCTCTCAGGTTGTCCATACAGAAACAAGAATTATGAGAATAGGAGATTTACCCGTAAGTGTGATGCATAACAAGGAGGACAACAACTGA
- a CDS encoding LacI family DNA-binding transcriptional regulator — MATIKDIAQLAGVSIATVSRVLNYDTSLSVSDETKKRIFEVAEELSYKKKSVRKQESGKIALLQWYTEKEELEDLYYMSIRLGVENRCRHHGIQVEKYFQDNIEDLTEAEDIQGLIAIGKFSSKQVSELAKRTKNLVFVDTSPDEERFDSVVIDFEKATRKVLDHFIEKGHSDIGYIGGREVFKDKTSTIEDAREKTFKQYLGEKGFLNEAFMYNGSFSVDDGNRLMKKAIEDHGDQLPTAFFAANDSIAVGALRALLEGGIAVPERVNIIGVNDISISKYVFPSLSTVKVYTELMGETAVDTLLERIEGRKIAKKIYITTQLIQRNSSF; from the coding sequence ATGGCAACTATTAAAGATATTGCACAATTGGCGGGGGTTTCGATTGCTACCGTGTCACGAGTGTTGAATTATGACACCTCGCTTTCAGTCAGCGATGAAACAAAAAAGCGGATTTTTGAAGTAGCAGAGGAGCTTTCCTATAAAAAGAAGTCTGTTCGGAAACAGGAGTCAGGGAAAATTGCGCTCCTGCAATGGTATACAGAAAAAGAGGAATTAGAAGACCTATATTACATGTCCATTCGTCTAGGCGTTGAAAATCGCTGCCGTCATCATGGAATTCAGGTAGAAAAGTACTTCCAGGACAATATTGAGGATTTAACAGAAGCAGAGGACATTCAAGGGCTTATTGCGATTGGAAAATTTAGCAGTAAGCAAGTGAGTGAACTGGCAAAACGAACAAAGAACCTCGTGTTTGTGGATACCTCTCCAGATGAGGAACGCTTTGATTCCGTTGTGATTGACTTTGAAAAGGCAACGCGGAAAGTGCTTGATCATTTCATTGAAAAAGGGCATTCGGACATTGGCTATATTGGCGGCAGAGAAGTGTTTAAGGACAAAACCTCCACGATTGAGGATGCAAGGGAAAAGACGTTTAAGCAATACCTGGGGGAAAAAGGATTCTTAAATGAAGCGTTCATGTACAATGGCTCCTTTTCCGTGGATGATGGTAACAGACTGATGAAAAAAGCGATTGAGGACCATGGAGATCAACTGCCAACTGCTTTTTTCGCAGCGAATGATTCGATTGCTGTCGGCGCATTGCGAGCGTTGCTAGAGGGGGGAATCGCTGTCCCTGAGCGAGTGAACATTATTGGAGTCAACGATATTAGCATATCGAAGTATGTGTTTCCATCTTTAAGCACGGTGAAAGTATACACTGAGCTCATGGGTGAAACGGCTGTTGACACGCTGCTCGAAAGAATTGAAGGTAGAAAAATTGCAAAGAAAATCTACATCACAACCCAGCTCATCCAAAGGAACAGCAGCTTCTAA
- a CDS encoding aldose epimerase family protein yields the protein MEILERWFGQYEDDVVREYTLVNDSGMTVSCLNFGCVITKIMVPDRQGKFENVVLGFEEFEDYLDLSPYFGAVVGRVAGRIQGARFELDGQEYRLAENQPPNHLHGGKKGFNSVIWKTEKIVEENQVGVRYFYLSPDGEEGYPGNLETTVTYLLNNKNELSMTFKGKTDKKTLVNLNNHSYFNLSGNLKRDCSEHILQLESDRFLELGADLIPTGRLLASRNTPFDFQHGRRLSTGIQSSHPQNVLVGKGYDHPLVFTKEDENTVMLSDEESGRSLLVTTNQPCVVVYTANHLDGPYSISGVRARNYLGVCLETQGFPDAIHHPAFPTVILEPQDLYYSTTTYRFFANTLGV from the coding sequence ATGGAAATACTAGAAAGATGGTTTGGTCAGTATGAGGATGATGTGGTCAGGGAGTATACCCTTGTGAACGATTCAGGCATGACGGTTTCATGCTTGAATTTTGGGTGTGTAATTACGAAGATTATGGTTCCTGACCGTCAGGGGAAGTTTGAGAATGTGGTCCTCGGTTTTGAGGAATTCGAGGATTATTTGGACTTGTCGCCATACTTTGGAGCGGTTGTCGGCCGAGTTGCGGGGCGTATTCAAGGTGCTCGGTTTGAACTGGATGGACAGGAATACCGGCTGGCAGAAAATCAGCCGCCTAACCATTTACATGGGGGGAAGAAGGGCTTTAATTCTGTGATTTGGAAAACTGAGAAGATCGTGGAAGAAAATCAGGTTGGAGTGCGATATTTCTATTTGAGCCCTGATGGTGAAGAAGGGTATCCCGGAAATTTAGAAACAACGGTCACTTATCTTCTAAATAATAAAAATGAGCTGAGTATGACCTTCAAAGGGAAAACGGACAAAAAAACGTTAGTAAATTTAAACAATCATTCCTACTTTAATTTAAGCGGAAATCTTAAAAGGGATTGTTCTGAGCACATTCTCCAGTTAGAAAGTGACCGCTTCTTAGAGTTAGGGGCTGATTTGATTCCGACCGGGAGATTACTAGCTTCTCGAAATACACCATTTGACTTCCAGCATGGCCGGAGATTGAGTACGGGAATCCAATCCTCTCATCCACAAAATGTCCTTGTGGGGAAAGGCTACGACCATCCGCTTGTTTTTACAAAAGAGGACGAGAATACGGTTATGTTAAGTGATGAGGAAAGTGGACGCTCGCTATTGGTGACGACGAATCAGCCGTGTGTCGTTGTTTACACGGCTAACCATTTAGATGGTCCATATTCCATATCAGGTGTCCGTGCTAGAAATTATTTAGGCGTTTGCTTGGAAACACAAGGATTTCCTGATGCTATTCATCATCCAGCATTTCCAACTGTTATCTTGGAGCCGCAGGATTTATACTATTCTACAACGACGTATCGTTTTTTTGCTAATACATTAGGAGTTTGA
- the galE gene encoding UDP-glucose 4-epimerase GalE codes for MSILVLGGAGYVGSHAVYQLKDQGFEVVVVDNLQTGHRDAIHPQARFYEGDIRNRAFLRSVFEKENIEAILHFAANSLVGESMTEPLKYFDNNVFGTQVVLEMMKEFGVKYIVFSSTAAVYGEQKVVPITEAAATNPTNTYGETKLAMEKMMAWCEKAFDFKYVSLRYFNVASARSDGQIGEDHNPETHLIPVVLEAGLGKREAVTIFGDDYDTADGTCVRDYIHVEDLIDAHILALRYLQKGGESNVFNLGSSQGFSVKEIVETAKEVTGIDIPVKMGDRRSGDPSTLIASSEKAKQVLGWNPSRTSIHEIIENAWNWHQHHPNGYQK; via the coding sequence ATGAGTATTCTCGTATTAGGTGGGGCGGGTTATGTAGGTTCGCACGCTGTTTACCAGTTAAAGGATCAAGGCTTTGAAGTGGTGGTCGTCGATAACCTGCAAACCGGGCATCGAGACGCTATTCATCCCCAGGCGCGGTTTTATGAAGGGGATATCCGTAACCGGGCGTTTTTACGATCTGTTTTTGAAAAAGAAAACATCGAGGCAATTCTACATTTTGCTGCGAACTCCCTAGTTGGTGAGTCGATGACTGAGCCGCTAAAATACTTTGATAACAATGTGTTTGGGACACAAGTGGTTCTGGAAATGATGAAGGAGTTTGGTGTAAAGTACATCGTTTTCTCCTCTACAGCTGCAGTCTATGGAGAGCAAAAGGTAGTGCCGATCACAGAAGCGGCGGCAACGAATCCAACGAATACGTATGGTGAAACCAAGCTCGCAATGGAAAAGATGATGGCTTGGTGTGAAAAGGCGTTTGATTTTAAGTATGTCTCGCTTAGATATTTTAACGTGGCATCGGCTCGAAGCGATGGGCAAATTGGCGAGGACCATAATCCGGAAACGCACCTCATTCCGGTTGTATTGGAAGCGGGCTTAGGAAAAAGAGAAGCAGTGACCATTTTCGGCGATGATTATGACACAGCAGACGGGACATGTGTCCGTGATTATATTCATGTTGAAGACTTAATTGATGCCCACATACTAGCCCTCCGTTACCTGCAAAAGGGAGGGGAGAGTAATGTGTTTAATCTTGGCAGCAGCCAGGGGTTTTCGGTAAAGGAAATTGTTGAAACAGCAAAAGAGGTAACAGGAATCGATATTCCAGTCAAAATGGGTGATCGACGTTCGGGTGATCCTAGTACGTTAATTGCCTCCTCTGAAAAAGCGAAGCAAGTGCTTGGTTGGAATCCTTCGAGAACCTCCATCCATGAAATTATTGAAAATGCCTGGAATTGGCATCAGCATCACCCTAATGGCTATCAAAAATAG
- a CDS encoding galactokinase yields the protein MNVTSLNKTFLDLFHALPRQAFFAPGRINLIGEHTDYNGGHVFPCAITYGTYAVARKREDQLVRLYSVNFPDKGIIEFDLRELDYEKQHNWANYPKGMIRYIIEAGYEIPSGFECAINGNIPNGAGLSSSASIELLTGVLLNGLFHLDIPRLELIKLGKRVENEFIGVNSGIMDQFAIGMGKVDAGILLDCQTLQYEYAPIQLDHHKIIIMNTNKRRELAYSKYNERRGECEAALAELQTKLPIEALGQLSEAEFDENQFLITNEVIRKRAKHAVYENVRTLKALEELKAGNLAAFGQLMNQSHISLRDDYEVTGVELDSLVEAAWNQPGVLGARMTGAGFGGCAIAIVAYDEVENFIANVGAAYKDKIGYEADFYVASIGDGAKEMEMEALI from the coding sequence ATGAACGTCACATCGTTAAATAAAACATTCTTAGACTTGTTTCATGCATTACCTAGGCAGGCATTCTTTGCTCCAGGAAGGATTAACTTAATTGGCGAACACACCGATTATAATGGCGGTCATGTTTTTCCATGTGCCATAACCTACGGGACCTATGCTGTTGCAAGAAAGCGTGAGGATCAGCTTGTGCGCCTGTACTCGGTTAACTTTCCTGACAAAGGAATAATCGAATTTGATTTAAGAGAACTAGATTATGAGAAACAACATAATTGGGCGAACTACCCAAAAGGGATGATTCGCTACATCATAGAAGCGGGCTACGAGATTCCATCCGGATTTGAGTGTGCAATCAACGGGAATATTCCGAACGGAGCAGGGCTCTCATCTTCCGCATCCATCGAATTGTTAACAGGTGTTTTACTAAATGGATTGTTCCATTTAGACATTCCTCGACTTGAATTAATCAAGCTAGGCAAGCGGGTGGAGAATGAATTTATTGGTGTGAACAGCGGAATCATGGATCAATTTGCGATTGGAATGGGCAAAGTGGATGCCGGAATTTTACTAGATTGCCAGACCCTTCAATATGAATACGCACCGATCCAGCTTGACCATCACAAAATCATTATTATGAATACAAACAAACGCAGAGAATTAGCGTATTCGAAGTATAACGAGCGAAGAGGAGAATGTGAAGCGGCATTGGCGGAGCTTCAGACGAAACTTCCGATCGAAGCGCTCGGCCAGCTTTCAGAAGCAGAGTTTGATGAAAATCAATTCTTGATTACGAATGAAGTTATTCGCAAACGGGCGAAACATGCCGTCTATGAAAATGTCAGGACCTTAAAAGCACTTGAGGAATTGAAGGCAGGAAACCTGGCGGCATTCGGACAGCTAATGAATCAATCGCATATTTCGTTACGTGACGACTATGAAGTGACAGGTGTGGAACTCGATAGTTTAGTAGAAGCAGCGTGGAATCAGCCGGGTGTCCTTGGTGCACGTATGACGGGAGCAGGATTTGGCGGCTGTGCTATTGCGATTGTGGCCTATGATGAGGTGGAAAACTTTATTGCCAATGTGGGGGCAGCTTATAAGGACAAAATTGGTTATGAAGCAGATTTCTATGTAGCGAGTATCGGAGACGGGGCTAAGGAAATGGAAATGGAGGCGTTAATCTAA
- a CDS encoding alpha-galactosidase has translation MQIHANLEKQQFHLTNGQVSYIFHVMKNGQLGHLYYGKALRHRSDFSHLQTYDVPTAASCHVYADDPAFCLETLRQEYPAYGNSDFREPAICLTKQNENHVPDFKYESFRLLEGKPRLEGLPATYTDENSGASTIQIILKDEFLQAELILNYTIFSDKPVISRSALLKNNGQEELAIERLMSASLDLPDKEFQFIHLAGAWSRERHVKERKLETGIQSISSLRGASSHHHNPFLALKRPSATEHTGEVYGFNFVYSSNFLMQVEVEHYDTARLTVGIHPFGFKWSLKPQESFQTPEAVMVYSDQGLNGMSQAFHALYRENLIPAQWRKQERPILINNWEATYFDFDEEKLVNIAKSASELGIELFVLDDGWFGKRNDDTSSLGDWFVDLNKLPEGLESLAKKIADSGMKFGLWFEPEMISPNSELYRMHPDWAVGNDHQQTLGRNQLVLDFSRSEIVDYLYEKMSDIIKRTKLSYIKWDMNRNITEAFSCNLAPKQQGEFFHRYILGVYQLYERLTSEFPNVLFESCAGGGGRFDPGMMYYAPQAWTSDDTDAVERLKIQYGTSFAYPVYSMGSHVSAVPNHQTLRTTPLHMRANTAYFGTFGYELNPLKLSEEERSAIKEQVAFYKKQRCLIRDGQFYRLLSPFTGNETAWMVVSKNQTEALIGWYKVLATPNSQKKQTLRLSGLDESTAYKLAGSHQTFYGDELMQVGLPLPTEFNGVNGRSAERGGDFQSHVFYLIKTDEPLN, from the coding sequence ATGCAAATACATGCGAATTTAGAAAAACAGCAATTTCATTTAACAAATGGTCAGGTGAGCTACATTTTCCATGTGATGAAGAATGGACAGCTAGGCCATCTATATTATGGAAAGGCCCTTCGTCATCGTTCTGATTTTTCTCATTTGCAAACATACGATGTTCCAACGGCGGCAAGTTGTCATGTGTATGCTGACGATCCAGCCTTTTGTCTGGAAACACTGCGTCAAGAATATCCTGCCTACGGAAATTCAGATTTCCGGGAACCTGCCATCTGTTTAACAAAACAAAATGAAAACCATGTTCCCGATTTTAAATATGAATCTTTTCGTTTGCTGGAAGGAAAGCCTCGTCTTGAGGGGCTACCGGCAACCTATACAGATGAAAATAGCGGTGCCAGCACCATCCAAATCATCTTAAAGGATGAGTTTTTACAAGCTGAGTTAATCTTAAATTATACTATTTTCTCTGATAAACCAGTTATTTCAAGAAGTGCCCTCTTGAAAAATAATGGTCAAGAGGAATTAGCTATTGAAAGATTAATGAGCGCCTCTCTCGATCTACCTGATAAGGAATTTCAGTTTATTCACTTAGCCGGGGCATGGTCAAGGGAACGGCATGTTAAGGAAAGAAAGCTAGAAACAGGAATTCAGTCTATTTCGAGTCTGCGCGGGGCAAGCTCCCACCATCATAATCCGTTTTTAGCATTAAAAAGGCCATCAGCGACGGAGCATACAGGCGAGGTATACGGATTTAATTTTGTATATAGCAGTAATTTTCTAATGCAAGTAGAAGTGGAGCATTATGACACGGCCAGGCTGACAGTTGGGATTCATCCATTTGGCTTCAAGTGGTCATTAAAGCCCCAAGAGTCATTTCAAACACCTGAAGCAGTGATGGTGTATTCAGATCAAGGACTAAATGGTATGAGCCAGGCATTTCATGCTCTTTATCGGGAAAATTTAATCCCCGCTCAATGGCGAAAGCAAGAACGGCCCATATTGATTAATAACTGGGAAGCCACCTACTTTGATTTCGATGAGGAAAAGCTGGTGAACATCGCAAAATCCGCCAGTGAATTAGGAATCGAACTGTTTGTACTGGATGATGGCTGGTTTGGAAAAAGAAATGATGATACGTCCTCTCTAGGTGATTGGTTTGTCGACTTAAATAAGCTTCCAGAAGGGTTAGAAAGCTTGGCTAAGAAGATTGCTGATTCTGGCATGAAGTTTGGTCTTTGGTTTGAACCTGAAATGATTAGTCCTAATAGTGAATTGTATAGAATGCATCCAGATTGGGCTGTTGGTAATGACCATCAGCAAACCCTTGGCAGGAATCAGCTTGTCCTTGATTTTTCAAGATCGGAAATTGTCGATTATCTTTATGAAAAAATGTCCGATATCATCAAACGGACGAAGCTTTCCTATATAAAATGGGATATGAATCGGAATATTACAGAAGCATTCTCTTGCAACTTAGCACCAAAACAGCAGGGAGAGTTTTTTCACCGGTATATACTAGGAGTCTATCAATTATATGAGCGGTTAACGAGCGAGTTTCCTAATGTATTATTTGAATCTTGTGCCGGTGGGGGTGGGCGATTCGATCCGGGTATGATGTATTACGCACCTCAAGCTTGGACAAGTGATGACACGGATGCGGTTGAAAGGTTAAAAATACAGTATGGAACCTCCTTTGCGTATCCCGTATATAGCATGGGATCTCATGTCTCGGCGGTTCCGAATCATCAAACGTTAAGGACGACTCCTCTGCATATGAGGGCCAATACAGCCTATTTTGGAACATTCGGATATGAATTAAATCCGCTAAAGCTATCAGAAGAGGAGCGTTCCGCCATTAAAGAGCAGGTTGCTTTTTATAAAAAGCAGCGATGCCTTATCCGCGATGGCCAGTTTTATCGTTTGCTGAGTCCTTTTACTGGAAATGAAACAGCTTGGATGGTCGTAAGCAAGAATCAGACAGAAGCATTGATTGGCTGGTACAAGGTGCTGGCGACACCAAATTCACAGAAAAAGCAAACATTGCGACTTAGTGGCTTAGATGAATCAACAGCCTATAAGCTAGCTGGTAGTCATCAAACTTTTTATGGCGATGAGCTTATGCAGGTGGGTCTTCCGCTGCCAACTGAGTTTAATGGGGTCAATGGCCGAAGTGCAGAACGCGGAGGCGACTTTCAATCACATGTATTTTATTTAATAAAAACCGATGAACCACTAAATTAA
- a CDS encoding glycoside hydrolase family 2 TIM barrel-domain containing protein: MTIIPTIDWLSDLNVFAVNRLPAHSDHTYYETLEEARNAAPMKMRYELNGNWKFHYSVNPDHRPKEFYSSEYNCSGWGDITVPGHIQLQGYGKPQYVNTMYPWDGHNDIRPPAIPTDHNPVGSYVKMFTVPAHMENKPLYISFQGVESAFYVWLNGIFVGYSEDSFTPSEFELTPFLVEGENKLAVEVYQRSTGSWLEDQDFWRFSGIFRDVYLYTVPKVHVFDVHVRTELDSSYKKGTLQADLKLLADHAPSKITAELYDENGSLTTVADGVFSEGNWSFSLSVDGPKLWSAETPYLYKLYIQVFNESGNLVEVIPQKVGFRRFELVDKIMRLNGERIVFKGVNRHEFNCRRGRAITKEDMLWDIKTLKQNNINAVRTSHYPNQSYWYELCDEYGIYVIDEMNLETHGSWQKMGAVEPSWNIPGNKQEWQDIVMDRAISMYERDKNHPSILIWSCGNESYAGEVILNVSKYFKSVDPSRLVHYEGVFHNRDYNDTSDMESRMYAKPADIETYLNDNPEKPYISCEYMHAMGNSLGGMYKYTDLERKYPMYQGGFIWDYIDQSIIKKDRYGKEFLAYGGDFGDRPTDYGFCTNGIVYANRELSPKMQEVKYLYQNFKLVPDQTGVTVINDSLFTDTSGYDLEYILFREGKEMARGMIHMAVAPMSEGRAEFELPADSVRDSGEYCIHTFLKLKETTLWADAGYEIAFGQYVFQVKGTEKPALISGTLRVAEGDVNIGVHGRDFTIMFSKQVGSLVSLNYAGKEMIALPPSPLFWRATTDNDRGFSQGYHSGLWYAASLARTCVGVEVKESDEQVCITFTYKLAISSEVEVKISFTVLSDGSVRVKQVYHGAANLPQLPIFAVSFKVPADYDQLEWYAMGPEENYIDRCKGARLCLFKNQVSDNLSGYVMPQESGNRTGVRRVSLTNRDGMGIRISSVLEPLECNFSPYTAFELENAGHHYELPNVHYTVVTVAGKQMGVGGDDSWGAPVHDEHLIHADQDIEFEFMIQRI, encoded by the coding sequence ATGACGATTATTCCAACGATAGATTGGCTTTCAGATTTGAATGTATTCGCCGTAAACAGGCTTCCTGCCCATTCAGACCACACTTATTACGAGACGCTGGAGGAAGCAAGAAATGCTGCTCCAATGAAAATGCGGTACGAATTGAATGGAAACTGGAAATTTCATTATAGTGTGAATCCGGATCATCGTCCGAAAGAGTTTTACAGTTCCGAATATAATTGCTCGGGCTGGGGAGATATTACGGTCCCTGGACATATTCAGTTGCAAGGATACGGAAAACCGCAATATGTCAATACGATGTACCCTTGGGACGGACATAACGATATTCGACCGCCGGCAATTCCAACCGATCATAATCCTGTCGGCAGCTATGTGAAGATGTTTACTGTTCCTGCCCATATGGAGAACAAGCCTTTGTATATTTCATTCCAAGGTGTGGAATCAGCTTTTTACGTGTGGTTGAACGGTATATTTGTTGGCTACAGTGAAGATTCGTTTACACCGTCTGAGTTTGAGTTAACTCCTTTTCTAGTTGAAGGAGAGAATAAACTGGCTGTTGAAGTTTACCAGCGCAGCACTGGCAGTTGGTTGGAGGATCAGGACTTCTGGCGTTTCTCAGGAATCTTCCGGGATGTATATCTTTATACAGTGCCAAAGGTCCATGTGTTTGATGTTCATGTTCGAACTGAATTGGATTCGTCTTATAAAAAGGGGACACTTCAAGCGGATCTTAAACTTCTTGCGGATCACGCGCCGTCAAAAATTACAGCCGAGTTGTACGATGAAAATGGCAGCTTGACCACAGTAGCTGACGGCGTCTTCAGTGAAGGAAATTGGTCTTTTTCGCTGTCTGTTGATGGGCCTAAGCTATGGAGTGCAGAAACTCCTTATTTATACAAACTATATATTCAAGTCTTTAACGAGTCTGGAAATCTAGTAGAAGTTATTCCACAGAAGGTCGGCTTCAGACGATTTGAACTGGTCGATAAAATTATGCGGCTTAACGGTGAACGGATTGTTTTTAAAGGAGTAAACCGTCATGAATTCAATTGCCGCAGAGGACGTGCGATAACCAAAGAAGACATGCTTTGGGATATTAAAACCCTTAAACAGAATAATATCAATGCAGTTCGTACTTCGCATTATCCAAACCAAAGCTACTGGTACGAATTATGTGATGAATACGGTATATATGTGATCGATGAAATGAACCTGGAAACACATGGATCTTGGCAGAAGATGGGGGCAGTCGAGCCTTCCTGGAACATTCCGGGCAATAAGCAGGAATGGCAGGATATTGTCATGGACAGAGCGATTTCGATGTATGAGCGGGATAAGAACCATCCGTCCATCTTGATTTGGTCCTGCGGGAACGAATCTTATGCCGGGGAAGTGATTCTGAACGTTTCTAAATATTTTAAAAGCGTTGACCCTAGCAGGCTTGTCCATTACGAAGGCGTGTTCCATAACCGTGACTATAACGATACAAGTGATATGGAAAGCAGGATGTATGCAAAGCCTGCCGATATTGAAACATATTTGAACGATAATCCAGAGAAGCCGTACATTAGCTGCGAGTATATGCACGCAATGGGCAATTCACTTGGCGGCATGTATAAATACACGGACTTGGAGCGGAAATATCCAATGTATCAAGGAGGATTTATCTGGGATTATATCGATCAATCAATCATCAAGAAGGACCGCTACGGAAAAGAATTTTTAGCTTACGGTGGCGACTTTGGAGACCGTCCGACGGATTACGGCTTCTGTACGAATGGAATCGTGTATGCGAATCGAGAGTTATCGCCAAAAATGCAGGAAGTTAAATACTTGTATCAAAACTTTAAACTGGTACCTGATCAAACGGGCGTAACGGTAATAAACGACAGTCTTTTCACCGATACCTCCGGTTATGATTTGGAATATATTCTGTTCCGAGAGGGTAAGGAAATGGCTCGTGGCATGATTCATATGGCAGTTGCGCCTATGAGTGAGGGAAGAGCGGAATTTGAGTTGCCTGCTGATAGTGTTAGAGACTCGGGTGAGTATTGTATTCATACCTTCTTAAAATTGAAGGAGACCACACTTTGGGCAGATGCAGGATATGAAATTGCCTTTGGACAGTATGTGTTTCAGGTAAAAGGAACAGAAAAGCCCGCATTAATTTCTGGAACTTTAAGAGTGGCTGAAGGGGATGTCAATATTGGTGTCCATGGCCGTGATTTCACTATCATGTTCTCAAAACAAGTCGGAAGCTTAGTCTCGTTGAATTATGCTGGAAAAGAAATGATTGCCCTTCCTCCTTCACCATTATTCTGGAGAGCGACAACAGATAATGACCGCGGCTTTTCTCAAGGCTACCATTCGGGGCTTTGGTATGCTGCCAGCCTGGCGCGAACATGTGTAGGAGTTGAGGTTAAGGAAAGTGATGAACAGGTGTGTATCACTTTTACCTATAAATTGGCCATTAGTTCGGAAGTGGAAGTGAAGATCAGTTTCACTGTCTTATCTGATGGAAGCGTTCGTGTTAAACAGGTTTATCATGGAGCCGCGAATCTTCCACAGCTGCCGATTTTTGCAGTGTCCTTCAAGGTCCCAGCTGATTATGACCAATTGGAGTGGTATGCGATGGGGCCAGAAGAGAATTATATTGATCGCTGTAAAGGTGCGAGACTGTGTCTCTTTAAAAACCAAGTATCAGATAATCTATCAGGTTATGTTATGCCGCAAGAGTCTGGAAATCGTACTGGAGTCCGTAGGGTTAGTCTAACGAACCGTGATGGTATGGGAATTAGGATTTCTTCTGTTTTAGAGCCGCTTGAATGCAATTTTTCACCTTATACAGCATTCGAGCTTGAAAATGCAGGGCATCATTACGAGCTGCCGAATGTCCACTATACGGTCGTAACGGTTGCAGGCAAACAGATGGGAGTCGGCGGGGATGACAGCTGGGGTGCGCCTGTTCACGATGAACACCTCATTCATGCAGACCAGGATATAGAATTTGAGTTTATGATTCAGCGGATTTAG